The Primulina eburnea isolate SZY01 chromosome 6, ASM2296580v1, whole genome shotgun sequence genome contains a region encoding:
- the LOC140833998 gene encoding flavonoid 8-hydroxylase 2, chloroplastic isoform X1, with protein MEALKASSFPSFHRSVISTRNPRTKFENPIFHIPPTLQKTSSSPRTHSRRADVKVFTAVSTAQDVLSAGEVLDFSTPEQDVEAEMKGEKFDWYAHWYPLMPICDLDKRRPHGKKVIGIDVVIWWDRNDNAWKVFDDTCPHRLAPLSEGRIDQWGRLQCVYHGWCFGGSGDCKFIPQAPRDGHPIHTSKKACVAAYPSFVQNGILWFWPNSDPQYEDILSEKKPHYIPELDDPSFTNTMITRDIPYGYEILIENLMDPAHVPYAHYGIMSTGKTPASVKADREGGRPLEISIEKLDENGFISNQIFGKNFFVPPCLYYGYFSPGASPKNPSTSSTENKDEPVLPVPPQRKAFLIFYCIPVCPGNSRLIFASPRNFGVWIDKVVPRWIFHIGQNLIIDSDLYLLHVEERKIMDVGSTNWIKSCYVPTKSDALVVSFRRWLNKYGGTQVDWRAKYTGLLPPTPPREQLFDRYWSHTMICSSCSHAHKSLNALKIALQIISFATIAIFATTKQNMVSVTARNTVVSTAVLCFLGSKWLSHFIYKTFRYHDYDHAFR; from the exons ATGGAAGCTCTTAAAGCTTCGTCTTTTCCATCATTTCACCGCTCTGTGATATCAACGAGGAATCCCAGAACCAAATTCGAGAATCCCATTTTTCATATTCCGCCAACTCTGCAGAAAACTTCCTCTTCACCTCGAACCCACAGCAGGAGAGCAGATGTCAAGGTCTTCACTGCAGTTTCTACTGCTCAAGATGTCTTGTCAGCTGGGGAGGTGTTGGATTTTTCAACACCTGAGCAAGATGTTGAAGCTGAAATGAAGGGGGAGAAATTTGATTGGTATGCACATTGGTATCCATTAATGCCGATATGTGATCTAGATAAAAGGAGGCCACATGGGAAGAAAGTGATTGGAATTGATGTGGTGATTTGGTGGGATAGGAATGATAATGCTTGGAAAGTGTTTGATGATACTTGTCCTCACAGATTGGCTCCATTATCCGAAGGGAGAATTGATCAATGGGGGAGGCTGCAGTGTGTGTACCACGGCTGGTGTTTTGGTGGATCCGGAGACTGTAAGTTCATTCCCCAAGCACCAAGAGACGGCCATCCG ATTCACACTTCCAAAAAAGCATGTGTAGCAGCTTATCCCAGTTTTGTGCAAAATGGAATTCTTTGGTTCTGGCCAAACTCCGATCCACAATATGAAGATATACTATCAGAGAAAAAACCTCACTATATCCCAGAACTTGATGACCCTTCTTTTACAAATACAATGATAACCAGGGATATACCATATGG GTATGAAATTCTGATAGAAAATCTTATGGACCCAGCTCATGTTCCATATGCGCATTACGGTATAATGAGTACTGGAAAGACACCTGCAAG TGTGAAGGCTGATAGAGAAGGGGGCAGACCACTCGAAATAAGTATAGAGAAACTCGATGAAAATGGTTTTatttcaaatcaaatatttggaaaaaactttttcgtTCCACCTTGTCTCTACTATGGCTATTTTAGTCCTGGAGCGAGTCCTAAAAACCCCTCAACGTCATCAACAGAAAATAAAGAT GAGCCAGTGTTGCCTGTTCCACCCCAGAGAAAAGCGTTTTTAATTTTCTACTGCATTCCAGTGTGTCCAGGCAATAGCAGACTAATCTTTGCGTCTCCAAGAAACTTTGGAGTTTGGATAGATAAAGTTGTTCCACGTTGGATATTCCACATCGGACAAAACTTAATTATTGATTCAGATCTATATCTTCTTCACGTGGAG GAACGCAAAATAATGGATGTTGGATCTACCAACTGGATTAAGTCGTGTTATGTGCCTACAAAATCAGACGCTCTAGTGGTTTCCTTCCGCAGATGGCTAAACAAGTATGGTGGCACTCAGGTTGATTGGAGAGCAAAATATACCGGATTACTGCCGCCAACTCCTCCTAGGGAACAATTGTTTGACAG GTACTGGTCCCATACAATGATCTGCAGTAGCTGCAGTCATGCACATAAAAGTCTCAATGCACTTAAGATCGCCTTGCAGATTATCTCCTTTGCCACAATCGCAATATTTGCAACGACCAAGCAAAATATGGTGTCTGTCACGGCAAGAAACACTGTAGTCTCAACGGCCGTGTTGTGTTTTCTTGGTTCAAAATGGCTTTCACATTTCATATACAAAACTTTCCGATACCATGACTATGACCACGCCTTCCGCTGA
- the LOC140833998 gene encoding flavonoid 8-hydroxylase 2, chloroplastic isoform X2: protein MEALKASSFPSFHRSVISTRNPRTKFENPIFHIPPTLQKTSSSPRTHSRRADVKVFTAVSTAQDVLSAGEVLDFSTPEQDVEAEMKGEKFDWYAHWYPLMPICDLDKRRPHGKKVIGIDVVIWWDRNDNAWKVFDDTCPHRLAPLSEGRIDQWGRLQCVYHGWCFGGSGDCKFIPQAPRDGHPIHTSKKACVAAYPSFVQNGILWFWPNSDPQYEDILSEKKPHYIPELDDPSFTNTMITRDIPYGYEILIENLMDPAHVPYAHYGIMSTGKTPASVKADREGGRPLEISIEKLDENGFISNQIFGKNFFVPPCLYYGYFSPGASPKNPSTSSTENKDPVLPVPPQRKAFLIFYCIPVCPGNSRLIFASPRNFGVWIDKVVPRWIFHIGQNLIIDSDLYLLHVEERKIMDVGSTNWIKSCYVPTKSDALVVSFRRWLNKYGGTQVDWRAKYTGLLPPTPPREQLFDRYWSHTMICSSCSHAHKSLNALKIALQIISFATIAIFATTKQNMVSVTARNTVVSTAVLCFLGSKWLSHFIYKTFRYHDYDHAFR, encoded by the exons ATGGAAGCTCTTAAAGCTTCGTCTTTTCCATCATTTCACCGCTCTGTGATATCAACGAGGAATCCCAGAACCAAATTCGAGAATCCCATTTTTCATATTCCGCCAACTCTGCAGAAAACTTCCTCTTCACCTCGAACCCACAGCAGGAGAGCAGATGTCAAGGTCTTCACTGCAGTTTCTACTGCTCAAGATGTCTTGTCAGCTGGGGAGGTGTTGGATTTTTCAACACCTGAGCAAGATGTTGAAGCTGAAATGAAGGGGGAGAAATTTGATTGGTATGCACATTGGTATCCATTAATGCCGATATGTGATCTAGATAAAAGGAGGCCACATGGGAAGAAAGTGATTGGAATTGATGTGGTGATTTGGTGGGATAGGAATGATAATGCTTGGAAAGTGTTTGATGATACTTGTCCTCACAGATTGGCTCCATTATCCGAAGGGAGAATTGATCAATGGGGGAGGCTGCAGTGTGTGTACCACGGCTGGTGTTTTGGTGGATCCGGAGACTGTAAGTTCATTCCCCAAGCACCAAGAGACGGCCATCCG ATTCACACTTCCAAAAAAGCATGTGTAGCAGCTTATCCCAGTTTTGTGCAAAATGGAATTCTTTGGTTCTGGCCAAACTCCGATCCACAATATGAAGATATACTATCAGAGAAAAAACCTCACTATATCCCAGAACTTGATGACCCTTCTTTTACAAATACAATGATAACCAGGGATATACCATATGG GTATGAAATTCTGATAGAAAATCTTATGGACCCAGCTCATGTTCCATATGCGCATTACGGTATAATGAGTACTGGAAAGACACCTGCAAG TGTGAAGGCTGATAGAGAAGGGGGCAGACCACTCGAAATAAGTATAGAGAAACTCGATGAAAATGGTTTTatttcaaatcaaatatttggaaaaaactttttcgtTCCACCTTGTCTCTACTATGGCTATTTTAGTCCTGGAGCGAGTCCTAAAAACCCCTCAACGTCATCAACAGAAAATAAAGAT CCAGTGTTGCCTGTTCCACCCCAGAGAAAAGCGTTTTTAATTTTCTACTGCATTCCAGTGTGTCCAGGCAATAGCAGACTAATCTTTGCGTCTCCAAGAAACTTTGGAGTTTGGATAGATAAAGTTGTTCCACGTTGGATATTCCACATCGGACAAAACTTAATTATTGATTCAGATCTATATCTTCTTCACGTGGAG GAACGCAAAATAATGGATGTTGGATCTACCAACTGGATTAAGTCGTGTTATGTGCCTACAAAATCAGACGCTCTAGTGGTTTCCTTCCGCAGATGGCTAAACAAGTATGGTGGCACTCAGGTTGATTGGAGAGCAAAATATACCGGATTACTGCCGCCAACTCCTCCTAGGGAACAATTGTTTGACAG GTACTGGTCCCATACAATGATCTGCAGTAGCTGCAGTCATGCACATAAAAGTCTCAATGCACTTAAGATCGCCTTGCAGATTATCTCCTTTGCCACAATCGCAATATTTGCAACGACCAAGCAAAATATGGTGTCTGTCACGGCAAGAAACACTGTAGTCTCAACGGCCGTGTTGTGTTTTCTTGGTTCAAAATGGCTTTCACATTTCATATACAAAACTTTCCGATACCATGACTATGACCACGCCTTCCGCTGA